GATCTCGGAGTGGGGCTGGTTCGTCACACCGACGTTGAAATCGGCGCGCTCGTAGATCTCGAAGGGGACTTTCTCCGCGCCGACGACGACGAGCAGCGGTTCCTCGCGGTGGGCGGCCCGGACCTCGGCTTCGACGTCCTGGATCGGCTGGCCGTACATCGTCAGGTGTGCGATCGAACCCTCCCACGACCGCACGCGACTCAGCGGCCGATCGGTCACCTCGACCTCGAAGGGGCCGCCGAAGCGGTCGGTGATGTCCGTAACGGTCTCTTTGCGTCCTGCCGCCGCCTCTTCGAGGACGAGTCGATCGGCTCCGAGCGCACGCGCGGTGAGTCCGACGTGGGTGGTCATCCGTTCGTCCCGCCCCGGACGATGGCCGAGTCTGAGGACGACGACGTCGGGCTGGTCTTGCATACTCGACTCCTCTTTCGGGACGGGTTAGCCGCTTTCGGATCGGTCGGACGTCACAGCGCGTCGTCGACGGCCTGCGAGACCGTCTCGAAGTCGTAGCGACCGAGGGCGTTACCGTTCACGAAAACCGTCGGGGTCGAGTCGACGCCGAGGCTGTCGCCGTACTGTCTGTCGGCTACGACCGTCGTTTCGTACGTTTCGTCGACGGCAGCCGATCTGACGGTTTCCGGATCGGCACCGACCTCTTCGGCCAGCGTTTCGTAGAGCGACGGGCCGAGATCCGACTGGTTTTCGTACAGTCCGTGTGAGAACTCCCAGAACGCGTCTTCGCCGACGGTATCCTGAACGGCCCGAGCGGCGTTGGGTGCGCGCCAGGATTCGTCGCTCAGCGGAAGCGGGAAATCGTGGTGTTCGTATCGGACCGTTCCCGGCTCGACGTACTCGCTGATGAGATCCGGGAGATGGTCGAGAACAAAGGTCGCACAGTGGCCACAGACGTAATCCTCGAACGCCATAACGGTCACGTCGGCGTTCGAGTCACCTCGAACTGGTGTCGGAAGCGTCTCGGCGTCCGGATCGACCGTCGTTTTCGTTCCCCCACGGCTGAGTGCACCACAGCCGGCGAGCCCGACTGAGCCCGCGACAGCCCCGCTCACGAGGAACCCGCGGCGTGTCGTCGACGTTCGCTCTGTCATGAGACTGGATCCGCGTCCGACTCGGATAATATCGTCTGTCCAGGCCCGTGTTGCCCGTTCTATCGTGCCCAGTGGGTCGTCGTCGCTTCGCAATCGACGCTCACGGCACACAGCCACGCCCGGATCGTCCGTTCTCCGGCCGGACGGTCGGGATCGGAAACCGTCTCGACGAGCCGCTCGCCCGGTTCGAGCGTCCCCGTCCGCAGGGCCCGGTGATGGCAAGGGCCAAATCCCTCCGGGCGCTACGGTCGGGCGTGCAAATCGTCGGCTACGAGACGGACACGCCGGGCGAGGAACCGGCGCTGCTGCTCGCGGACGACGGGGACGTCCAGCGGCGGGCGCTTCAGCCGGGTGAGCGACTCGAGCTGTCCTTAAAACAGCGCCACTGTGCCGGGACGATTGACGGCTCCGGCGACACGCTTCGCCATCTCGCCTGTGACGCTCAGCAGGCACCGTACTGTCCCCAGCACACCGACCGCTGGCCGTGTGCGCGCTGCACGGGAGACTGTGACCTCCCGCTTTCGACGTGTCGGGAAGAGCACGCCGTCTATCTGGCGGCGTTCGCACCGGCGACGTTCAAGGTCGGCGTCACCCGATCGTGGCGGCTCGAAACCCGGCTCCGCGAGCAGGGGGCGGATCGAGCAGCCCACATCCGAACCGTCGAGAACGGTCGCATCGCCAGACAGATCGAGGCGGACATCGCGACCGACGTGGGCGACCGCGTCCGCGTCCCGACGAAGATCGAGGGCCTGCACCGCACTGTCGATGCCGACGCCTGGGCTGATCTCCTCGCGGGGTACGACCCCATCGCGACGTATACCTTCGACTACGGGCTTGATATCGACGATCGGCCGGTCGTCGAGACGATGGCGACCGGGACGATCCGAGGCAGCAAGGGGCGGGTGCTCGTGCTCGAGCGGGCGGGGAGCACCTACGCCGTGGACATGCGTCAGCTGATCGGGTACGACGTGGGCCGTCAGGCCGCATCGCGGCAGTTACAGTCCAGTCTGAGTGCTTTCGAGTGATTCGATCCGTCCTCGATTCGACTGTATTTCGTCCTCTCCCTGTTAGCACAAAACACTTATAGAAGTCACGAGCAGTCGAGGACGTGCAACGCGAACACGCACTTGTGGGGGCGGCGGCGGTGGTGCTCGTCGTCGCCGTCCTGCTCGCGCTGATCGCACCGGGGGCCCTCGCAGACGGCGAGGACGATCCGGAGCCGCAACCGGAAGGGAGACTGGACCTCTCCGAGATCCGTCTCACGCCCGCGGCAGTCTCCGAGGACTCGGCGACGCTGACGGTGACGAACTGGCTCGCCCACGAGGGCGGCACGTCGGAGAACGTCTCGCTGCTCGTCCGCGCGATCGACACTGATACCGGCTTCGTCGAGACGCGCGCGGGGAGCGACGTCGGGGACCTCGAAGGCGACCGCGACGAGCCGGTCGAGCTGAACGTGACCGTCGAGCGATCGGGTGGCTACCGCTTCGAGACGCTGGTCTTCGTCGACGGCGAGCGCCGAACGACTCGTTCGACGGAGATCGACGGCGTCAAAGCCCTCCGGCCGGCCGCCGCGAGGACGGGGCTTCAGTTTCACGAGTTCGGCCCGCTGTTCCCGACGGTAACCTATGACATCGTCTCGACGGACGATGACACTGTGACGATCAACACGACGGCGTTTCTGACCAACCACGGCGATCAGCCGGCCGAAGACCTCCAGTTGCTCGTGCGCGCCCGGCAATCGGATTCGAACATCGTCGCCGACCGCGCCACTGTCGGGGTCGAAGACGTCCGTCCGGGGCGGACGGGCACGCCGACCGCGCGCCTGTCGGTCCCTGACAACTACTCCTATCAGCTCGACGCGATCCTGACCCGTGACGACGTGATCGTCGATACCGCGGCCGCTGGGGCGAACCTCGATCCCACGGAGACCATCGAGGTGAACCGGACGACCCGTTCGATCGACCTGAACGTCGACGACTTCGTCGGGGACGACTCCGACGACAGGCGTGAACGCGAACCCGAAACCGCGACCCCTGAGACCGGCGGCGGTGACGGTCCCGGCTTCGGCGTCGCCGTCGCGCTGGTCGCCGTTCTCACAAGCGCGCTCATATTCAGACGGACACATGACTGATACTGGCAACGCTTCCGACGACACAGACGAACAGCCAGCGCAACCACATTCGGAGGCGTCCGACGGCACTCTGGACCCGCCGACTGACGACGAGAGTGCCTCGACCGAGACGCCGTCCGAGAACGTCTTCGTCGACGACGCCGCGGACGACGGGGGTGATGAATCGGTCGTGACTAGCGAGACGGGCGGAGACACGCAATCCCTGCAGGCGACCCTCGAGTTCGCCGCACTGGCCGGACTGGCGCTGTTCGCTGCCGTCACCGCGTACGGGTTCTACACGAACGCCAGCCGCGCGATTTCGGAGTTCGTCGCTGCGTCCTACGTGTCGCTGTTCCAGGCGGCGTTCAACCTCGCGCTGCTTTTGGTTACGCTGGCCGGCCTCTCGCTGCTGGCGCGTCGCCGGTTCGATTTCGCCGGGTAGCGACAAGACAACGTTTTTCCGAACCCCACGCGAAAATCGGAGCATGACAGACGACGAGCAGTCAGATCAGTCCGACGCCGAGGAACAGGAAGACATCCCATCGCCCCGGAACACGCCCCGGGCGTCCGACCCTGAAGAAGGCGAACACGGCGAAGACGACGCGGCCGACGAGGGCGGCGACGACGGGAAGTCCTTCCGCGAGCGCGTCGAGGAGATCCGTCAGCAGCGCTCCGAGGAGCGCGAAGAAGGCGAGGGCGGAGAGATGAGCCGCGAAGAACGCATGGAAGAGATGATGGGCGGTGGCGGCCCCGGCGGCATGGGTGGCGGCAATCCCTTCGCGCAGATGATGGGCGGCATGATGGGCGGCGGCGGTCCCGGCGGCATGGCTGGCGGACCCGGCGGGCGCGGCCGTGAAGAAGAGGACAGCGACAACGAAGAGATGGTCCGCGAACTCCGCAAGCTCCGCGACGAGGTCCACGACCTTCGGCGGTCGGTCGACCGAATCGCCGACGCGCTCGAAGACTAGGAGCGGTTTTCCCACCTACTCGACTGCGACGTCAACGAGCCCTGATAGTGGTTGCTGTCCGTCTGTTCCACGCGATCAATCGTTACAGCAACGAGCTGTGACCGCTCAATTGAGAGCCCCGGAGGCGAACTCCGGGCCGCTTTGCACGACGACCCGTGCGCCCAGAAGTGACGCTGACCACCGACAGCGCAGAGACTGTTACTGGAACGTTCGGGAGATCTCTTCGTCGTCCTCGGCTTCCTGCTGGATCTTCTCCCAGGCGTCGTAGAAATCCTGTTCGACGATCTCGGAGCGGTCGTCGCGGATGGCGAACATTCCGGCCTCAGTGCAGATGGCCTTGATGTCCGCCCCGGAGGCCTCGGTAACCTCCTCCGCCAGCGACTCGAAGTCGACGCTCTCGGCGAGGTTCATGTCCCGGGTGTGGATGCGGAAGATCTGTTCGCGCCCCTCCTTGTCGGGCTTTGGCACCTCGATGAGGCGGTCGAAGCGGCCGGGCCGGAGGATCGCCCGGTCGAGCATGTCGAAGCGGTTGGTCGCGGCGATGATCCGGATCTCCCCGCGGTCCTCGAAACCGTCCATCTCGCTGAGCAGTTGCATCATCGTCCGCTGGACCTCCGCGTCGCCGGAGGTCTTCGACTCGGTGCGCTTGCTCGCGATCGCGTCAATCTCGTCGATGAAGATGACGGCGGGTTCGTGCTGGCGAGCCAGCTCGAACAGGTCCCGGACGAGCTTCGCGCCCTCGCCGATGAACTTGTGGACCAGTTCCGAGCCGGCCATCTTGATGAACGTGGCGTCGGTCTGGTTGGCGACGGCCTTGGCCATCATCGTCTTGCCCGTGCCCGGCGGGCCGTGCAGCAGGACGCCGCTGGGCGGGTCGATCCCGACCTCCTCGAACATGCCGGGACTCTTCAGGGGCATCTCGACGGTCTCGCGGACCTCCTCGATCTGCTCCTGAATGCCGCCGATGTCCTCGTAGCCGACGTCGGGGCTCTGGTCGACTTCCATCACGCGGGCGCGGACGTCGGTCTCGTCGTCGAGCGATTTGACGATCGACAGGGAATTGTTGACCGCGACCCGGGCGTCGGGTTCGAGGTCCTCGCGCATCTCCTCGGTGACCTCGGTCAGCGCTTCCTGGTTGTTGCCGTGCTGTTTGATGATGACCCCCTCGTCGGTGAGTTCCTGCACGGTGGCGATGAACAGCGGCGACTGCTTGAGCTTCTTGTTCTCGTGGGTGAGTCGCTCGAGTTTCTGCTGGTACTTGTTGTTCTCGGCGTTCGCGTCGAGTAACTTGTCTCGCATCTCTTCGTTCTGTGACTCCAGCACTTCGAGACGCTCCTGCAGGGCCTCGATCTTTTCCTGCTGGGAGGCGTCCTCGTCGTACGGGAGATTGACTTCATCGACGGTGTCCGTCATTACCCCCTCGGTAGTGGATGTGTTCATAAGAGGTTTCGGGTGGTGTCAGATGTGTCTCCCACGGAAAGACGGTTTATGTCGCTCGCGACGACCCGCCCGACGATAACACCGAATTGATTACCATAGAGCATATTTTAGAAGAGAAAATATTATTACTCTGTATCCACTCGTTCGGGGTACGATGAGCACGACCGAGCCGATCGCTACGGATGCACCGACGGACCACGACCGAGAGGCACTGCGAGAGCTCCCCCCGAGCGCGAAGCTCGTCGCAAAAGCCCTAGAGTACAACGATCAGTTGACCCAGAGTCAACTCGCCGAGGAGACGCTGTTGCCCGGCCGGACGGTCCGGTACGCGCTGAACCGGCTGGAGGAGATCGGCGTCGTCGACGCTCGCTTCTCCTTTACCGACGCCCGCAAGCGCGTCTACTCGCTGCAGACCGAGTGACGCTCCACGAACCGAGGATGCTTCGTTGACCACACACTCGGTTAGCCAAGGAAAAGCCCACATTCTGACAGGAATGACGTGCAACATGCAGAGGCTGTATACAGCAGTTGGTCGTCGTTTGTTTCATCTCATCATCGTCGGAATAGTAGTTTTGGTAGGTCTGCGTATCGAGTGTTGTCAGTCGCCACTCTGAGACAAGATTGATATCCATATACGCCATTTTGTTAGCTATGATTCAAGTCAATACGGATGTGTCAGGGTCACGTCCACCAGAAAACCGATGGTGGATCCCGATCGGCATACTCGTTGCGCTCATTCCGATTATGATAGTTCTTGGGCTGGTTGCTCCCCCAGACGCCTTCTACGCACTATTTATTGCGCCTGTTGCTTTGCTCGGCTTCGTTCTCACTTTTTTCTCACCCATCTTCATTCATCTCGATAAACAGTATGTTGAGTCAGTTTCGACGTGGAAACCATCTAGTTGGTACTATTATATAATATTCCCGCCAATTACGCTTCTATCAATCGTCTATGTCTACCAGCGCCACAAATATGTGGGCGTACCGTGAGAGTCTACTGATGAGTCGATACTCTGTCTCTACCAATTCGTCGCCTCACCGGTTGCCGAACGATCAGTGACCGATACGCGCTGTGCATCTTGCACGCGAATCCTGACAAGACTTGGATAGGCAGAGCGTGCGAAGCTTTCTATGACAGGTTCCCTCTAGAGTTCGGTAGCAACTGGCTCCCGTGAGGAACGGGACGCCTCTGGTGTCCACCCAAAAGGTGACCCATCATTCGTCTTTAACTAAGCCTGATGGTGATTATTGAGTGAGGAATTATTACTGATACCAGATAAATGGATTTCAAGAGGTGAGACGCTGTTCATAGTGGAATTAGTCGATAAACGATGCTGCAAACCGGTATTTCCCGCAATTTAGCGAGTGTACAGATGAGATCTGACCAAAAATCACGGCTGAGTAGTATTACTCTGAGTATTAGCTAAAGACGGATGGCTTCACGGAGTATCCGCACGAAGGGTGGATAAGGACGAAGCCGCCGAAATGGAGGGGCGAGGTCATACCAGGTAAGTCACCTGGGGCCGGTTTTGCGGGTGATGACCACATTCATATGGCGTCAGTGCCAAGTTTAGAGCAGAAATGGAGTTTGAAGAGTTCAAGCGAGTCCTCGAAGAGCAGACGGGAGACCGCTCCCAGCTCAGCAAGGACTCGTATGAAATCGGGCGTAAGCTCGCTAACCTCCCTGATTAGCTACTCTGCTCCTCGCAGCCGATCAACAAACGCACGTTTCCCATCGTCAGTTTCTCCCTGCAAGTGAGTAGCGTCGGCCTCATTCAGAGCGGTCTCAACGAACTCACAGGACCGGTCAAGATGACGATTTGTGTAGTAGCTCCGATGATCAGTTCGGTTTACATTAATCTCCGCGAGATCGATCTGGATACCCTCTTTCCGCTCAACGCGTTCATACCCGTACTGATGCGCCCACTTCAACAACGGAAGCTGATTCCGGAGCGTGAGGATACGTTTTGAGTCGTAAATGAACTCCCGCACCCACTGGTACCACCGGCCTTCTTCTCCGGTGTCCGGCATTGAGAAGCCCTCGTCGTAAGAAGTGAGATACCGGTCAAGCAGCCCAATTCCAGTCCGGTGATTCGTGTTTGGCATTGGATGAGCGAGAATGAAGTACGAGAGCAATTCCGCACCCACATCGGGTACCAACTGCCGCCACTCGACGCGGTTCAGCACGCCCGGGATCTTCTCCAGATCCATCTTCTTGTAAGTGGAAAAGTCCGCTCCTTGCTCCTCCTTCTCTGTGAGTATCCCGTCGAAAATATCGATGACGGCAAAGAGAATCTGCTTATCGCCTTCAGAAAACTCCGTATCAAACCACTCAATGACCTCTTCTTCGGTCTCAAACTCGGGGTACGCCGCATCGAATAACGTCCGCGTGTACAGGAGGTAGATCGTCTCACCGCCGACTGATTCGTCAGCAATGGCCATCTCAATGTCAGACTGCTCCGACAGCTGAGTCGCCTTCTCAGACCGAACCTGCTTGTCGTCACTGATGAATCGGAGTGTGAACCGATTATCGGCTGGGTGGTGCAGCTGTAGCACCGGTGGTTCATCGGTCATACGTGGTCAGCGAACCACTCGGGTGCGCCTGTGTATTCCGCCCAGCAATGTTTGTGACACGGCTCGCCACGCGGGTTTGGAATCACCTTATCGAGATCAACTTGCTTGCCGCACAAATCACATTCGGCACTGTGACCGTGCGTCCGCTGGTCAGTCGAGAGGTTCTTTGTCTCAATGTACAGCTCGTGCAGCGCTCGGGGAGTCAGCCCGACTAGCACCTTTTCGTGGTCATCCTTGTTGCGCCGTTCGGGAGTGTATGTCAACACCCAGCCCTGACCCTTCTCTCCATCGCCGGCTGGCCCAAGTGAGATCGTTTGCGCGAGCTCGTCCGGGACGTAGTGCCACTCGTTGTCAGCGAACCGGGGGTAGTGACCCTTTGGACGTGGATTCTCGGAATCGACATCATCGTCTTCGCTCATACGAGACCAGCCTCCTCGAAGGCCTCGTTCACGACTTCGGGCGTCGGCGCGTTCAGATACGGTTCGATGGCCTGGAAGGAGTCCCATCCACCAACCTGCATCACGACGCGGGGATTCACCTGCTTCTCGACAAGGAGGCGCTGCGCGAACCGCCGGCGGAGATCGTGGCTGGAGACGTACCGATAGTCGTCGTCACCGGTTGCTTCCGCCGCACGCTCGGCAGTCCGCTTTACGACATCTCGGACGCCGCGTTCGGACAGTTCCACGAGCGGCTGATGCCGGTCAACGTTCTCGGCGTTCGCGTACCGGTGAATATCGCTTTCTACGTCCCGGGGCAGGTATGCATTCCGTGGCTTCCCCCCGTTTCCGCTCGTGTCCTTGCCCTCGGGGACGCGGAGCCGGTAGTGTTCGCCGTCCTCCGTCCGCCGGACGTGCCGCGGTTCGATCTGAGGAATCTCGAACGCACGCAGACCGACGTACCCGCCGAGCTGGATGATCAGGTCGTCACGGTGGGTAGCAGCGTGCCGTCGGAGCTCTTCGAGCTCCGTGTCTGTCATCCAGACTTTGTACTCGTCGTCTTTTGCAGTCGCCTCCAATCTCATGCATACTTGTTAGGAAAACTTTGCACTTAGTGCTACGGGAAACCTCGT
This window of the Halapricum desulfuricans genome carries:
- the pan1 gene encoding proteasome-activating nucleotidase Pan1, with amino-acid sequence MTDTVDEVNLPYDEDASQQEKIEALQERLEVLESQNEEMRDKLLDANAENNKYQQKLERLTHENKKLKQSPLFIATVQELTDEGVIIKQHGNNQEALTEVTEEMREDLEPDARVAVNNSLSIVKSLDDETDVRARVMEVDQSPDVGYEDIGGIQEQIEEVRETVEMPLKSPGMFEEVGIDPPSGVLLHGPPGTGKTMMAKAVANQTDATFIKMAGSELVHKFIGEGAKLVRDLFELARQHEPAVIFIDEIDAIASKRTESKTSGDAEVQRTMMQLLSEMDGFEDRGEIRIIAATNRFDMLDRAILRPGRFDRLIEVPKPDKEGREQIFRIHTRDMNLAESVDFESLAEEVTEASGADIKAICTEAGMFAIRDDRSEIVEQDFYDAWEKIQQEAEDDEEISRTFQ
- a CDS encoding DUF7490 domain-containing protein, with amino-acid sequence MQREHALVGAAAVVLVVAVLLALIAPGALADGEDDPEPQPEGRLDLSEIRLTPAAVSEDSATLTVTNWLAHEGGTSENVSLLVRAIDTDTGFVETRAGSDVGDLEGDRDEPVELNVTVERSGGYRFETLVFVDGERRTTRSTEIDGVKALRPAAARTGLQFHEFGPLFPTVTYDIVSTDDDTVTINTTAFLTNHGDQPAEDLQLLVRARQSDSNIVADRATVGVEDVRPGRTGTPTARLSVPDNYSYQLDAILTRDDVIVDTAAAGANLDPTETIEVNRTTRSIDLNVDDFVGDDSDDRREREPETATPETGGGDGPGFGVAVALVAVLTSALIFRRTHD
- a CDS encoding tRNA (cytidine(56)-2'-O)-methyltransferase; protein product: MQDQPDVVVLRLGHRPGRDERMTTHVGLTARALGADRLVLEEAAAGRKETVTDITDRFGGPFEVEVTDRPLSRVRSWEGSIAHLTMYGQPIQDVEAEVRAAHREEPLLVVVGAEKVPFEIYERADFNVGVTNQPHSEIAALAVFLDRLFEGRELERDWQDAEKRVVPQETGKRVIDTDDE
- a CDS encoding MarR family transcriptional regulator — translated: MSTTEPIATDAPTDHDREALRELPPSAKLVAKALEYNDQLTQSQLAEETLLPGRTVRYALNRLEEIGVVDARFSFTDARKRVYSLQTE
- a CDS encoding DUF2797 domain-containing protein; translated protein: MARAKSLRALRSGVQIVGYETDTPGEEPALLLADDGDVQRRALQPGERLELSLKQRHCAGTIDGSGDTLRHLACDAQQAPYCPQHTDRWPCARCTGDCDLPLSTCREEHAVYLAAFAPATFKVGVTRSWRLETRLREQGADRAAHIRTVENGRIARQIEADIATDVGDRVRVPTKIEGLHRTVDADAWADLLAGYDPIATYTFDYGLDIDDRPVVETMATGTIRGSKGRVLVLERAGSTYAVDMRQLIGYDVGRQAASRQLQSSLSAFE
- a CDS encoding DsbA family protein; the protein is MTERTSTTRRGFLVSGAVAGSVGLAGCGALSRGGTKTTVDPDAETLPTPVRGDSNADVTVMAFEDYVCGHCATFVLDHLPDLISEYVEPGTVRYEHHDFPLPLSDESWRAPNAARAVQDTVGEDAFWEFSHGLYENQSDLGPSLYETLAEEVGADPETVRSAAVDETYETTVVADRQYGDSLGVDSTPTVFVNGNALGRYDFETVSQAVDDAL
- a CDS encoding site-specific integrase, with protein sequence MRLEATAKDDEYKVWMTDTELEELRRHAATHRDDLIIQLGGYVGLRAFEIPQIEPRHVRRTEDGEHYRLRVPEGKDTSGNGGKPRNAYLPRDVESDIHRYANAENVDRHQPLVELSERGVRDVVKRTAERAAEATGDDDYRYVSSHDLRRRFAQRLLVEKQVNPRVVMQVGGWDSFQAIEPYLNAPTPEVVNEAFEEAGLV